Below is a window of Georgenia soli DNA.
AGGACCGGAGGCGCTGGAGCCGTTCTACGCCGCGGCAGCCGCGCTCACGGCCCCGCTGCTCGACAGCTGGAGACGGAGGTGGCTCGAGGGAGCGCACCGCGCCGCCCAGGCCACCGGCGAACAGCTCGGCGCCCTCGCGCGGGGGGATCACTCGCACCTGTTCGCGGCCGATGTCCGGGCCCAGCCCGGCCCCGTCGAGAGCGGGCGTCTGGGCATGTGCGGCGCCCTGGACGTCTACCCCTCAGCTCCGCGCGGCTGAACCGGCACCGGAATTCGCGCGGCCCAACCCGGCACCGGACTCCGCGCGGCCGAACCCGGCACCGGACTCCGCGCGGCTGAACCCGACCCGGGACCTGTCGGCGGGCGCGGAGGCACACTTCTGCGGTGCAGGCGCACCGCGGCGCGCACACCTCACGGCCGGACCGGCCATCATGGGGTACCGGTCATCATGGAGGGCACGGGGCGCGCTGCCGCGAATCCCCGACGACGCCACGACGGACGAGGAGGCACCGTGGATTTCACGTACGAGACTGCACCCGGGCGCGTCATCTTCGGCCGCGGGACCGTGCGGAGGGCGCTGCCGGAGGAGGTTGCCCGACTCGGCGCGGACCGGGTCATGGTGATCACCGGCCCCTCCACCCAGGCGCTCGCGCACACCTCCGTGGCTCCCTTCGCCGACGCGGTGGTCTCGTTCTTCACCGACGTCGAGGAGCACGTGCCCGCAGCGGTGGCGCGGCGGGCCGTCGCCCGCGCCCGCGACGCTCGTGCCGACCTGCTCCTGAGCATCGGCGGCGGTTCCACCACCGGCACCGCCAAGATCGTCGCCCGCGACCTGCACCTGCCGATCCTCGCGGTGCCGACGACGTACTCGGGCTCCGAGGCGACGCCCGTCTGGGGAACCACGCGGGACGGCCGTACGGAGACGGGCACCGACCCGGCGGTGCGTCCGCGCACCGTCGTCCTCGACCCCGACCTGACGGACCGCCTGCCGCGCGACCTCGCGGTGGCCTCCGGCCTGGTCGCCCTCGCCCGTGCGGTGGAGGCCCACTGGGCGCCCGGCGCCAGCCCCATCGGCTCCGCGATGGCGGACGAGGCCATGCACGCGCTCGCCACCGGGCTGCGCGGCATCGGTCGAGACAGCCTCGCCCAGGCGCAGGCGCCGGAGAAGGCGCTCAGCGACCCCGTCTCCGTCTGGGCCGGCACCCCCACGACCGCGGGCGAGCAGCTGCTCTACGGCGTCTACCTGGCGGGCGCCACCTTCGCGTCAACGGGACCGGGCCTGCACCACCGCATCTGCCACGTGCTCACAGGCTCGTTCAACCTCCCGCAGACCGCGCTGCACGCGGTGGTCCTGCCGCACGTGCTCGCGTTCAACGCTCCCGCGGTGCCCCGGACCGCCGCACGGGTCGCCCGGGCGCTGGAGGTGGAGGAGGCGGTGAGCGGGCTGCGCGCCCTGGTCGCCTCCGTCGGGGCACCGCGGACGCTCGCCCAGGTGGGCCTGCTCCTCCGGCAGCTCGACGAGGCGGTCGACCGGGTGAGCGCGACGCTGCCCGTCGAGAACCCCCGGCACGTCGGCAAGAACGAGGTGCGCGCGATCCTGACCGCCGCGTACGGCGAGGCAGCCTGAGCCAGTCGCACAAACGCTTCGAATCCCCTTGTCACGCCGCACCTGCGCAGTTACCGTGCGACTTGTGCCGCATTATCGGATCAGCGAGGCCGCCGGCCTGCTCGGCGTCAGCGACGACACGGTGCGCCGCTGGGTCGACGACGGGCAGCTGGCGTCCTCCGTGGACGCCGCCGGTCGCAAGGTCGTCGACGGCGCGTCCCTCGCCCGCCACGCCCAGGACCTCGCCGGCCGGGCGCCCGGTCCGGCCGGGGACGGCGTCGGACGCTCCGCCCGGAACCGCTTCACCGGCCTGGTGACCAGGGTCGTGGCCGACGGCGTGATGGCGCAGGTGGAGCTGCAGTGCGGCCCCTTCCGCGTGGTCTCGCTGATGAGCAGCGAGGCGGCGGAGGAGCTCGCCCTCGAGCCCGGCTCGCTGGCCACCGCTGTCGTCAAGGCCACGAACGTCATCGTCGAGACGCCGCCGGCCAGGAGCGGGGCGCGGTCGTGACGATCGAGCCGGGCCGCCTGGGGTACGGCATCACGGGCGACCTCGACCTGGACATCGTGCGCCGCCTCGCACCGGAGGTCGAGCGCGCCGGGCTGCGCACGCTCTGGGTCAACCAGCCCGCCCACGGTGACGCCCTCGCCGTCATGGCGGCGGCCGCCGAGGTCACCAGCACGCTCCGCATCGCCTCGGGGGTCCTCCCGGTGGACCGGCTGCCCGCCGACGAGATCGTCCGCCGCGTCAGTGACCTCGACCTGCCCGCCGACCGGCTCGTGCTCGGCGTCGGGGCCAGTGCTCCGCCGAGCCCGATCACCACGGTGCGCGAGGCGGTCGCCACGCTGACCGACAGGCTCGGCGCGCCCGTGGTCGTCGGGGCGCTGGGCCCCCGCATGCGGCGGCTCGCCGCCCGCGAGAGCGCGGGCCTGCTGCTGAACTGGCTGACGCCGTCGGCGGCGGGCCGGGCGGCGACCGAGAAGGACCGGGACGTCGCCGGGACCGGCGCGGACCCCGAGGTGGCCCTCTACGTCCGTTGCGCGCTGGGCGGGGTCGCGCATGCCGTCGTCCGCCGGGAGGCCGAGCGCTACGCCGGGATCCCGTCCTACGCGGCGAACTTCGCCCGGTTCGGGTTCGCCCCGCTGGACGCCGCGGTGCTCGCTGCCGCGGGCGGGGAGCTGCGCGCGGGACTCGCGCCGTACACGAGCGTCGTCGACGAGACCGTGGTTCGGGCGGTCACCGCCTCGGGCCGGCTGGGCGAGCACGTGGCGCTGCTGGCCGCGCTGGAGGGGGCGGAGTGACGGGCTCCCGTTCCCGTGCGGCAGCCGTGCGGGCGACGTCGGCGCTGCGGGTCGCGGCAGCGATGCGGGTGACAACAGCGCTGCGCGTGACGACGGCGTTCCTCCTCGCGACGTCGTTGGCGGCGTGCGGCTCCGCTGCCGGCCCTCCGGGACCGGCGGCGGGCAGCACGGGAGGCGGCGGCGCGCGCGACGGGAGGGCCACGGAGCTGACCGTCTTCGCCGCGGCCTCGCTCGCCGACGTCGCCGAGCAGGTCTCCGCCGTCGTGGAGGAGCAGGACCCGGGCGTGACGGTGAGCATCTCGCCGGCCGGCTCCTCCGACCTCGTGGCCCAGATCCTCGCCGGCGCCCCGGCCGACGTCCTCGTGACCGCCGACGAGACGACGATGGGACGGGCCGTGGAGGCCGGCGCGGTGGAGGAGCCCACCGTCGTGGCGCTCAACCACCCCGTCCTCGTGGTCCCGGCTGGCAACCCGGCGGGGGTCACGGGGCTCGACGACTCCCTCCAGGATGCCGTGCTCGTCGTCTGCGCGCCCCAGGTCCCCTGCGGCGCCGCGGCCGCCGACCTGGCCGGGCGCGCGGGCGTCACGCTGAGCCCCGCGAGCGAGGAGCTGAGCGTCACCGACGTCCTCGGCAAGGTGACCTCCGGGCAGGCCGATGCCGGGATCGTCTACGCCACCGACGCCCGCCGGGCCGGGGACGCCGTCGAGACCGTCCCGGTGGCGGGGGCCGACCAGGTCACCAACCGCTACCCGGCCGCGGTCGTGACGGGCACGGCCGCACCGGCGGCGGCCCAGGCGTGGATCTCGACCTTCACCGGCGCCGAGGGCCGCCGGATCCTCGCCGACGCCGGGTTCGTGCTGCCGTGACGTCGGCGACCTCACGCACCGGGAACCTGCCCCGCCCGGTCCTCGTCGTCGCGGCGGCAGGCGTCCTCGTGGTCGCGGTCCCGGTCCTCGGGCTGCTGCTGCGGGTGCCGTGGTCGCGCTTCCCCGAGCTCGTCACCTCCCCGGCCTCGCTCGCCGCCCTCGTGCTCAGCCTGCGCACCTCCGCCGCGGCGACGCTGCTGTGCGTGCTGCTCGGCGTCCCGCTGGCGCTGGTGCTGGCCAGGTCGAGGCTGCCGGGGCTGCGCGCGCTGCGGACCGTGGTCCTGCTCCCCCTGGTGCTGCCGCCCGTGGTCTCGGGCATCGCCCTGCTCACCACGCTCGGCCGCACCGGGGTGCTCGGTGCACGGCTCGAGGCGGCGGGGATCTCCGTCGCGTTCACCACCGCCGCGGTGGTCCTCGCGCAGACCTTCGTCTCCCTGCCGTTCCTCGTGCTCTCGATCGAGGGGGCGGTGCGCACCGCGGGCACCCGGTACGAGGCCGTCGCGGCCACGCTCGGCGCCCGCCCGG
It encodes the following:
- a CDS encoding maleylacetate reductase, which produces MDFTYETAPGRVIFGRGTVRRALPEEVARLGADRVMVITGPSTQALAHTSVAPFADAVVSFFTDVEEHVPAAVARRAVARARDARADLLLSIGGGSTTGTAKIVARDLHLPILAVPTTYSGSEATPVWGTTRDGRTETGTDPAVRPRTVVLDPDLTDRLPRDLAVASGLVALARAVEAHWAPGASPIGSAMADEAMHALATGLRGIGRDSLAQAQAPEKALSDPVSVWAGTPTTAGEQLLYGVYLAGATFASTGPGLHHRICHVLTGSFNLPQTALHAVVLPHVLAFNAPAVPRTAARVARALEVEEAVSGLRALVASVGAPRTLAQVGLLLRQLDEAVDRVSATLPVENPRHVGKNEVRAILTAAYGEAA
- a CDS encoding TOBE domain-containing protein; protein product: MPHYRISEAAGLLGVSDDTVRRWVDDGQLASSVDAAGRKVVDGASLARHAQDLAGRAPGPAGDGVGRSARNRFTGLVTRVVADGVMAQVELQCGPFRVVSLMSSEAAEELALEPGSLATAVVKATNVIVETPPARSGARS
- a CDS encoding LLM class flavin-dependent oxidoreductase — encoded protein: MTIEPGRLGYGITGDLDLDIVRRLAPEVERAGLRTLWVNQPAHGDALAVMAAAAEVTSTLRIASGVLPVDRLPADEIVRRVSDLDLPADRLVLGVGASAPPSPITTVREAVATLTDRLGAPVVVGALGPRMRRLAARESAGLLLNWLTPSAAGRAATEKDRDVAGTGADPEVALYVRCALGGVAHAVVRREAERYAGIPSYAANFARFGFAPLDAAVLAAAGGELRAGLAPYTSVVDETVVRAVTASGRLGEHVALLAALEGAE
- the modA gene encoding molybdate ABC transporter substrate-binding protein yields the protein MTGSRSRAAAVRATSALRVAAAMRVTTALRVTTAFLLATSLAACGSAAGPPGPAAGSTGGGGARDGRATELTVFAAASLADVAEQVSAVVEEQDPGVTVSISPAGSSDLVAQILAGAPADVLVTADETTMGRAVEAGAVEEPTVVALNHPVLVVPAGNPAGVTGLDDSLQDAVLVVCAPQVPCGAAAADLAGRAGVTLSPASEELSVTDVLGKVTSGQADAGIVYATDARRAGDAVETVPVAGADQVTNRYPAAVVTGTAAPAAAQAWISTFTGAEGRRILADAGFVLP
- a CDS encoding ABC transporter permease, which encodes MTSATSRTGNLPRPVLVVAAAGVLVVAVPVLGLLLRVPWSRFPELVTSPASLAALVLSLRTSAAATLLCVLLGVPLALVLARSRLPGLRALRTVVLLPLVLPPVVSGIALLTTLGRTGVLGARLEAAGISVAFTTAAVVLAQTFVSLPFLVLSIEGAVRTAGTRYEAVAATLGARPATVLRRVTLPLLLPALGTGTALAFARSLGEFGATLTFAGSLQGVTRTLPLEIYLQREVDPDATVALAVVLLAVAAVMVLLTQGGSRRRSKGRR